A window from Micromonospora profundi encodes these proteins:
- a CDS encoding CoA transferase subunit A, which yields MAKLVSLADGVADLVRDGDVVALEGFTHLIPFAAGHEIIRQGRQDLTLVRMTPDVIYDQLIGAGCASRLVFSWGGNPGVGSLHRFRDAVQHGWPRPLELEEHSHAGMANRYVAGASGLPFAVLRGYSGTDLLRHTSNIRPITCPFTGETLTAVPALRPDVTVVHAQRADRAGNVQMWGITGVQKEAVLAAHRSLVTVEEIVDELQPVPGQVVLPGWAVTAVAEVPGGAHPSYAHGYSVRDNDFYRAWDAVSRHRDTFRDWLDQHVHRAGATA from the coding sequence ATGGCGAAGCTCGTCTCGCTGGCCGACGGTGTCGCGGACCTGGTCCGCGACGGTGACGTGGTGGCCCTGGAGGGGTTCACGCATCTCATCCCGTTCGCCGCCGGTCACGAGATCATCCGGCAGGGTCGGCAGGACCTGACACTGGTGCGGATGACACCCGACGTCATCTACGACCAGCTCATCGGCGCGGGATGCGCCAGTCGCCTGGTCTTCTCCTGGGGCGGCAACCCGGGGGTGGGGTCGCTCCACCGCTTCCGCGACGCCGTGCAGCACGGCTGGCCGCGTCCGCTGGAGTTGGAGGAACACAGCCACGCGGGCATGGCGAACCGCTACGTGGCGGGGGCGTCCGGGCTGCCGTTCGCCGTCCTGCGCGGCTACTCGGGCACCGACCTGCTCCGCCACACGTCGAACATCCGGCCCATCACCTGCCCCTTCACCGGCGAGACCCTCACCGCCGTGCCCGCCCTGCGCCCCGACGTGACAGTGGTGCACGCGCAGCGCGCCGACCGGGCCGGAAACGTGCAGATGTGGGGCATCACCGGTGTGCAGAAGGAGGCGGTGCTCGCCGCCCACCGCTCGCTCGTCACGGTCGAGGAGATCGTGGACGAGTTGCAGCCGGTGCCGGGGCAGGTAGTGCTGCCCGGCTGGGCGGTCACGGCGGTGGCCGAGGTGCCCGGCGGCGCACACCCCTCCTACGCCCACGGCTACTCCGTACGCGACAACGACTTCTACCGGGCGTGGGACGCCGTCAGCCGGCACCGCGACACCTTCCGCGACTGGCTGGACCAGCACGTGCACCGGGCCGGGGCGACGGCGTGA
- a CDS encoding CoA-transferase subunit beta, translating to MSDGPAAWTADEMMTVAAARQLRDGAACFVGIGLPSTAANLARATHAPNLVLVYESGCLGAKPDRLPLSIGDGVLADTADAVVSVPEVFNYWLQPGRIDVGFLGAAQLDRYGNINTTVVGGDYDAPDVRLPGAGGAPEIAASCREVVVIVRQNRRTFTELVDFVTSVGYGSGPGDRERLGLRGGGPRLVITDLGVLEPDPVTCELTLTHLHPGVTREQARAATGWDLAVAEPLSTGEPPTAHELAVLRALEATKQPLPQRQAVAPEA from the coding sequence GTGAGCGACGGGCCGGCGGCCTGGACCGCTGACGAGATGATGACAGTCGCGGCGGCCCGCCAACTGCGCGACGGCGCCGCCTGCTTCGTCGGGATCGGGTTGCCCAGCACCGCTGCGAACCTGGCCCGGGCCACCCATGCCCCGAACCTGGTGCTCGTCTACGAGTCCGGCTGCCTCGGCGCGAAGCCGGACCGACTGCCACTGTCCATCGGGGACGGCGTGCTGGCCGACACGGCCGACGCCGTGGTGTCGGTGCCCGAGGTGTTCAACTACTGGCTCCAACCCGGCCGGATCGACGTCGGCTTCCTCGGAGCCGCGCAGCTCGACAGGTACGGCAACATCAACACCACTGTCGTCGGAGGCGACTACGACGCACCGGACGTCCGCCTGCCCGGCGCCGGGGGAGCCCCGGAGATCGCCGCCTCCTGCCGGGAGGTCGTGGTGATCGTCAGGCAGAACCGCCGGACGTTCACCGAACTGGTCGACTTCGTCACCTCTGTCGGGTACGGGTCGGGCCCAGGCGACCGGGAACGGCTCGGTCTACGCGGCGGGGGGCCACGCCTGGTGATCACCGATCTCGGCGTCCTCGAACCCGACCCGGTCACCTGCGAGCTGACGCTTACCCACCTGCACCCCGGCGTGACCCGGGAGCAGGCGCGTGCGGCGACCGGCTGGGACCTCGCCGTCGCGGAGCCGCTCAGCACCGGCGAGCCGCCGACGGCACACGAGTTGGCGGTGCTGCGGGCGCTGGAGGCGACCAAGCAGCCACTGCCGCAGCGGCAGGCCGTGGCACCGGAAGCCTGA
- the pcaG gene encoding protocatechuate 3,4-dioxygenase subunit alpha, translating to MSERLGVTPAQTVGPYLHIGLRWPDGPYVVPEGTPGAFWIRGRILDGAGEPVVDALVESWQADPDGRFDHPDDPRGARQPALAGFRGFGRSETDGQGWYELLTVKPGPLPDPDGGTEAPHLALSVLGRGLLHRLATRLYFPDEPAANGDDPVLRSVDADRRDTLIASPAPDGLRFDIRLQGDRETVFFAV from the coding sequence ATGAGTGAGCGGTTGGGTGTGACGCCCGCGCAGACCGTCGGGCCGTACCTGCACATCGGTCTGCGCTGGCCCGACGGCCCGTACGTCGTCCCCGAGGGCACGCCCGGGGCGTTCTGGATCCGCGGCCGGATCCTCGACGGCGCCGGGGAGCCGGTTGTCGACGCGCTTGTGGAGAGCTGGCAGGCGGACCCGGACGGCCGTTTCGACCACCCGGACGACCCGCGCGGGGCCCGGCAGCCAGCGCTGGCGGGCTTCCGTGGCTTCGGGCGCAGCGAGACCGACGGGCAGGGGTGGTACGAGCTGCTGACAGTGAAGCCGGGGCCGCTGCCCGACCCGGACGGCGGCACCGAGGCACCTCACCTGGCCCTGTCGGTCCTCGGTCGAGGGCTGCTGCACCGTCTCGCGACCCGGCTCTACTTTCCCGACGAGCCGGCGGCGAACGGCGACGACCCCGTGCTGCGCAGCGTCGACGCCGACCGCCGGGACACACTGATCGCCAGTCCCGCGCCGGACGGGCTCCGCTTCGACATCCGCCTCCAGGGTGACCGT
- the pcaH gene encoding protocatechuate 3,4-dioxygenase subunit beta, which translates to MTQNSVHPADAGLVLPQYRRDDIDAHPPLLSPGYKSTVGRAPKQPLTYLPQRLTEITGPLLGEGRLGDLDHDLTRQHDGEPQGQRIIVHGRVRDGDGRPVPHTLVEIWQANAAGRYRHASDTWPAPLDPHFEGGGRALTDERGRYRFITVQPGAYPWRNHDNAWRPAHIHFSLFGRAFTQRLVTQMYFPGDPLFFQDPIFNSVRDPDARNRMVARYDHATTVPEWALAYEFDIVLRGRASTPFEGEDDDE; encoded by the coding sequence ATGACCCAGAACTCCGTCCACCCTGCCGACGCTGGCCTGGTGCTGCCGCAGTACCGGCGCGACGACATCGACGCCCACCCGCCGCTGCTCAGCCCCGGCTACAAGTCGACAGTGGGGCGCGCGCCGAAGCAGCCGCTCACCTACCTGCCGCAGCGGCTGACCGAGATCACCGGGCCGCTTCTGGGGGAGGGCCGGCTCGGCGACCTCGACCACGACCTGACCCGGCAACACGACGGGGAGCCGCAGGGGCAGCGGATCATCGTGCACGGCCGGGTCCGGGACGGCGACGGTCGGCCGGTGCCCCACACGCTCGTCGAGATCTGGCAGGCAAACGCCGCCGGCCGGTACCGCCACGCGAGCGACACCTGGCCTGCACCGCTCGACCCCCACTTCGAGGGGGGGGGCCGGGCGCTCACCGACGAGCGGGGGCGCTACCGGTTCATCACAGTGCAGCCCGGCGCCTACCCGTGGCGCAACCACGACAACGCCTGGCGGCCGGCGCACATCCACTTCTCCCTCTTCGGCCGCGCGTTCACCCAGCGCCTGGTGACGCAGATGTACTTCCCGGGTGACCCGCTCTTCTTCCAGGATCCGATCTTCAACTCGGTCCGCGACCCGGACGCGCGCAACCGGATGGTCGCCCGGTACGACCACGCCACGACGGTGCCGGAGTGGGCGCTGGCGTACGAGTTCGACATCGTGCTGCGGGGCCGGGCGAGCACTCCCTTCGAGGGCGAGGACGACGATGAGTGA